Proteins encoded within one genomic window of Panicum virgatum strain AP13 chromosome 1N, P.virgatum_v5, whole genome shotgun sequence:
- the LOC120653416 gene encoding uncharacterized protein LOC120653416: MAASAAAAAASSVLEDDDLLREILLRLDLPTSLVRAAAVNRRWLRCSSDPAFLRRFRARNPPRLLGVYVNTGEARRLRFVPLARGPELAAVVRRGSFDLGEEAGSVRDCRNGRLLVFVDGKYVVRSPLHPERGTENLPEPPIPAEAYTILYYFSDFLFYESSDNSMSCTSVIVMCTERQAWVHLSDLQAGVWGEGRYSGMIDIPVQGSLRGCEHHALLANGKLYMICLPHHIIGFDLPSTSSFCIELPDGVQYEYLESIGLSCAKGSGFFLIHLKGFQISVWLHRTDHSSIDTWKLIDTIFLPQAFAHLAELTWSSLPDVVRVAAVGDNADFVLLRIQHKLFYMHISSRTVEEVYEANPAHGFLYGVYPFMMHWPPTFPVLNGGNDHDR, from the coding sequence ATGGCTGCATCcgcggctgcggccgcggcCTCGTCGGTGCTTGAAGACGACGACCTCCTCCGCGAGATTCTCCTCCGCCTCGACCTCCCCACCTCcctcgtccgcgccgccgccgtcaacagGCGCTGGCTCCGATGCTCCTCCGACCCCGCCTTCCTCCGCCGATTCCGCGCGCGGAACCCACCCCGCCTCCTCGGCGTCTACGTCAACACCGGCGAAGCGCGGCGCCTGCGCTTCGTGCCGCTGGCGCGGGgcccggagctcgccgccgtcgtccgccgTGGCAGCTTCGATTTGGGCGAAGAAGCCGGATCCGTGCGGGACTGCCGCAACGGCCGTCTCCTCGTCTTCGTCGACGGCAAATACGTCGTGCGCAGCCCGCTTCACCCGGAGCGGGGCACTGAAAACCTTCCAGAGCCTCCCATCCCGGCCGAAGCTTACACCATCCTTTATTATTTCAGTGACTTCTTGTTCTATGAGAGCAGTGATAACAGCATGTCGTGCACTTCGGTGATAGTGATGTGCACTGAGCGGCAAGCATGGGTGCACCTATCCGACTTACAAGCTGGAGTCTGGGGTGAAGGCCGCTACTCAGGCATGATAGATATACCAGTACAAGGATCGTTGAGGGGATGTGAGCACCATGCGCTGCTTGCCAATGGCAAACTCTACATGATATGTTTGCCGCATCACATTATTGGGTTTGATTTGCCCTCCACGAGCTCTTTCTGTATTGAACTCCCAGACGGAGTGCAGTACGAGTATCTTGAAAGCATTGGGCTGTCCTGTGCCAAGGGCTCAGGATTTTTCCTCATCCACTTGAAGGGATTTCAGATTTCTGTTTGGCTCCACAGAACGGATCACAGCAGCATCGACACTTGGAAGCTAATAGATACAATTTTTCTGCCGCAGGCATTTGCTCACCTTGCAGAGCTCACTTGGAGTTCGCTGCCTGATGTTGTTCGTGTGGCTGCAGTCGGGGACAATGCTGACTTTGTGCTCTTGCGGATACAACATAAACTCTTCTACATGCATATATCAAGCAGGACAGTGGAGGAGGTATATGAGGCGAATCCAGCCCATGGTTTCTTGTATGGAGTCTATCCATTTATGATGCATTGGCCTCCCACCTTCCCAGTGCTGAATGGTGGAAATGATCATGATCGGTGA
- the LOC120655493 gene encoding uncharacterized protein LOC120655493 produces MGNTGLGVGLGLGLCAGAGVLMQAAGPNMEHLKRNTEASVNRVVAPQRQHNTEDIDESSAEELRDAMSYAKENPMLIQVPVLGTARKFWRLSDKATRISRKLALILRSLHSNGRYLTAPLKVSNVFIGSSGSVKLRGVSVSAKGFISIERVRDDYKHLFKVLISLIQTSGGDIANLPPDYREFLMLMGRGTFTMQDEFLIVNHVALLPMENRTEVFLMLHDRIVNYLGRTDPAKKKRILRNLPYKKDWLDTARANAEINQWVVSNVQKEYRRNPNDLLRLNRNVRCHPHEYNNDDIEETLYCEWPELLMAMEKMLHSVGELVDTGIANKFG; encoded by the exons ATGGGAAACACCGGCCTCGGCGTTGGCCTCGGCCTTGGCCtttgcgccggcgccggcgtcttGATGCAG GCTGCTGGTCCAAACATGGAACACCTGAAGAGGAACACTGAAGCATCTGTTAACAGAGTGGTGGCTCCTCAGCGTCAGCACAA CACTGAGGACATCGACGAGTCGTCAGCCGAGGAGCTGCGCGACGCGATGAGCTACGCCAAAGAGAACCCGATGCTGATCCAGGTTCCGGTGTTAGGAACGGCGAGGAAATTCTGGAGATTATCTGACAAAGCGACTAGGATCAgcagaaaacttgctttgataCTGAGGAGCCTGCACTCAAATGGCAGGTACCTCACTGCACCTCTGAAGGTGTCCAACGTTTTCATTGGGAGCAGTGGGAGTGTAAAGCTCAGGGGTGTTAGTGTCTCTGCAAAAGGCTTCATCAGCATTGAGCGTGTCAGAGATGACTACAAGCACCTGTTCAAGGTCCTAATTTCGTTGATTCAAACCTCGGGTGGGGATATCGCCAATTTGCCTCCGGACTACAGGGAATTCCTTATGCTCATGGGGAGGGGCACCTTCACAATGCAAGATGAATTCCTGATTGTAAACCATGTTGCGCTGCTGCCCATGGAAAACCG GACTGAGGTTTTCCTGATGCTACACGATAGAATTGTCAATTATCTTGGTCGTACGGACCCagcaaagaagaagaggatACTCCGTAATCTCCCCTACAAGAAGGACTGGTTGGACACTGCCAGAGCAAATGCAGAAATCAACCAGTGGGTTGTCAGCAATGTTCAGAAAGAGTATAGGAGGAATCCGAATGATCTACTGCGGCTCAACAGAAATGTAAGATGCCACCCGCATGAGTACAACAACGACGACATTGAGGAGACTCTGTATTGTGAATGGCCCGAGCTGCTCATGGCCATGGAGAAGATGTTACACTCGGTAGGTGAGCTCGTGGACACTGGCATTGCAAACAAGTTCGGCTAG
- the LOC120653415 gene encoding proline-rich protein 36-like, which yields MEDHYLAAAAAWLVQLPRLKAAAKDAHNVGYPKNCTHNHSTIELDGSDGTSEASTPIYSCDLSDLPTQRENPPPPRSPRLLTRETAQVRFLASPAFFIRFSVTGESSRRRFDSWPSLPTARAGGSRGGRPWGSETPISGRPRPSLRSPCAATFSCGRGLDRSPLPAVPPCAAARAASPGGGAPPPPPPAALQAPTLPALLPSPPPPSITRSGASVAGRGRQRQERAASACGGPQHLGFDVEAVLESSEAAADRFPPTAIFVLPLTPEVAKNPVPSCRHRHRRGRTRESRGFSGRCRGRSHAGAESSIPAGVDLCGDRAATRPAPPSGQSADSAEGSCSCRSQGSCSRFRFPSTTIDLTIGNIRETVKYVTGSTSRKEKFKLIAQQDYMNGIAHTSSYLPRRTGSIE from the exons ATGGAGGATCACTatctagctgctgctgctgcttggctTGTTCAGCTACCGAGGTTGAAGGCAGCTGCCAAAG ATGCCCACAATGTTGGGTACCCAAAAAATTGTACACATAATCACTCCACCATTGAATTGGACGGCTCGGATGGCACTTCAGAAGCTTCAACGCCAATTTACAGTTGCGATCTGTCGGATCTCCCGACTCAACGCGAGAACCCGCCCCCTCCCCGCTCCCCCCGCCTCCTCACGCGCGAGACGGCGCAGGTTCGATTCCTGGCCTCCCCGGCTTTTTTTATCCGATTTTCAGTCACGGGCGAATCCTCCAGGCGCAGGTTCGATTCCTGGCCTTCCCTCCCGACCGCTAGGGCCGGCGGATCTCGGGGCGGCCGACCTTGGGGCAGCGAGACGCCGATCTCGGGCCGGCCGCGCCCTAGCCTCCGCTCCCCTTGCGCCGCCACCTTCTCGTGCGGCCGTGGCCTCGACAGAAGCCCCCTACCCGCGGTGCCTCCCTGCGCGGCGGCCCGAGCTGCCTCTCCCGGCGgcggtgccccccccccccccccccccgcggcccTCCAAGCTCCAACCCTCCCTgcgctcctcccctccccgccgccgccctctatTACAAGATCCGGCGCGTCAGTGGCCGGGCGGGGTCGACAACGGCAGGAGcgggcggcgtcggcctgcgGCGGGCCACAGCATCTGGGATTCGATGTCGAGGCCGTGCTGGAGAGCTCCGAGGCGGCCGCAGATCGATTCCCCCCAACGGCGATTTTTGTTCTCCCCCTCACACCCGAG GTTGCAAAGAATCCTGTGCCCAGCtgccgccatcgccatcgccgtGGGCGAACTCGTGAGTCGCGAGGCTTCTCCGGCCGCTGTCGAGGGCGAAGCCACGCTGGCGCCGAATCCTCAATTCCAGCCG GCGTCGATCTGTGCGGCGACAGGGCCGCAACCCGTCCAGCTCCGCCTAGCGGTCAGTCAGCGGACTCTGCAGAGGGCTCCTGTTCATGCAGATCACAGGGCTCTTGTTCGCGATTCAGATTCCCCAGCACAACAATTGATTTAA CTATAGGGAATATCCGAGAAACTGTCAAGTATGTGACTGGATCCACATCGagaaaggaaaaattcaagctAATTGCACAACAAG ACTACATGAATGGGATAGCTCATACAAGTTCTTACCTTCCTAGGAGGACTGGCAGCATTGAGTAG